One region of Culex pipiens pallens isolate TS chromosome 2, TS_CPP_V2, whole genome shotgun sequence genomic DNA includes:
- the LOC120415018 gene encoding zinc finger protein 501-like: protein MEPFCAFCLRASPANVEFFKHVVGSTVELRQSFQAMLGYNFLLANFSICNPCWKLMQLVQDFRTRCFKANSLVERIGQGLSSEDDWFSAKNLATIESVRMVIKDQMQQIGRVDVTWDEFQSTEYDMNVAQKEDLVSTIDVGEVKIEIETESGRDSSEEVSSCTSNENEPLSEQISLDVQNCNKCKRLFVNERALRVHLQKCTGKQVAGRLKTCHICSASFVLKSQLHAHLNIHEGKTPYKCNCCKKAFVCPKTCAKHQQKCVKQIQSCTICKEKLPNNKQLMDHYRRVHPGEQRHKCFQCELRFTAKFTRQQHERRHHPECLTEHICPECGKRFSREGDLKYHIKYHRLERPHQCEICQKRVTSPKALQEHVARMHPELATEQSLRRVAQMQRATDKRKAQYSKKDVREDILNI from the exons ATGGAACCATTCTGCGCTTTCTGTCTCCGCGCGAGTCCTGCCAACGTAGAGTTCTTCAAGCACGTCGTTGGCAGTACCGTCGAACTTCGCCAGTCGTTCCAAGCGATGCTGGGGTACAACTTCCTTCTGGCAAACTTTTCCATCTGCAATCCGTGCTGGAAGCTCATGCAGTTGGTCCAAGACTTCCGGACACGGTGCTTCAAAGCCAATTCTTTGGTGGAACGAATCGGGCAAGGCTTGAGCAGTGAGGATGATTGGTTCTCTGCGAAAAATTTGGCCACCATCGAGAGCGTCCGAATGGTGATCAAGGATCAGATGCAGCAAATAGGACGTGTGGATGTTACCTGGGACGAGTTTCAATCAACTGAATACGACATGAACGTGGCACAGAAGGAGGATCTTGTATCTACGATAGATGTTGGAGAAGTTAAGATTGAGATCGAGACAGAATCAGGCAGGGATTCATCAGAAGAAGTATCGAGCTGCACATCCAACGAGAATGAACCGTTATCAGAACAGATTTCATTGGATGTACAAAATTGCAACAAATGCAAGCGATTGTTCGTAAATGAGAGAGCTCTTAGAGTCCATTTGCAAAAATGTACTGGAAAACAAGTTGCAGGACGTCTGAAAACGTGTCATATTTGTTCAGCTTCGTTTGTTCTCAAATCTCAACTCCACGCACATTTGAACATCCACGAAG gaaaaacACCATATAAATGCAACTGCTGCAAAAAAGCATTCGTGTGTCCTAAGACATGCGCAAAACACCAGCAAAAATGCGTCAAACAAATCCAGAGCTGCACGATATGCAAGGAAAAATTACCCAACAATAAACAGCTTATGGACCACTACAGAAGGGTTCATCCGGGAGAACAGCGGCACAAGTGTTTCCAGTGTGAGTTGCGATTCACGGCCAAATTCACGCGCCAACAACACGAACGCAGACACCATCCGGAATGTCTCACCGAACACATCTGTCCGGAGTGCGGAAAGCGATTTTCCCGCGAAGGGGACCTCAAGTACCACATCAAGTATCACCGGCTAGAGAGACCCCATCAGTGTGAAATCTGCCAGAAGCGGGTCACCAGCCCAAAGGCCCTCCAGGAGCACGTGGCCAGGATGCATCCCGAACTTGCGACCGAGCAAAGTTTGCGACGTGTGGCCCAGATGCAGCGAGCAACGGACAAAAGGAAAGCACAGTACAGTAAGAAAGATGTAAGAGAagacattttaaacatttga